taattCCACATTCAATACCGCAACACCTctttttgatattataaaacagAGACCAAATGCACATCACCTTCCCTGTGAAAACATTGCAATATCAGTAAGCCTGGTATTTCAcattaataaatacaaattgatttataacttctatatacttttttccTCGTGTACTAAACTTTCTCTCTTTtacaaattaatacaaaataaaaaattacatccTTTTTGTTTCTACTTATATTTTCTATCTGGTAGGTGTAATACTTACTATTtgctgaaaaataaaagaaaaacacgtttaaattttcttaaaaaaatacatgatatatcaagccttaaattattatttgttaatgtaatttgattttaatttgtctttgagAACGTGTATTTAGAAATAAACCTATTTTAATACACGTATCTTGATTTATGTTAGTAGGTATTGACACAAGATTACTTCACGTATTGCaaatactttaatataaaacaataattatttaattttataatcctggtacctttgattactattcATATAAGGATAGATTAGTATATTATTCTTAGAAAAAAGGCAAACATTAATATGTGATGtcttgttataaaaatatcaaagatattAAATGGCTTATCTTGTTGTATAACACACCGCGGAGTGTCGTGATTTATCAAACGAAAGTCCGACATCAATGAGTGTAATGTAACACGAAAACCCCTTCGAAATATGCATGATCTGACTTTCTACATTAATAAGCATGATAAGCTGCAATGCCTTTGCTGAGATGGCCACTTTATTCAAATTCGTGGTATTGGTTATAGTCTAAAATTCGTGGTATTGGCTATAGTCTAAATTATTGGTATTGGCTATAGTCTAAATTATTGGTATTGGCTATAGTCTAAAATTTGTGGTTTTGGCTATAGTCTAAAATTCGTGGTATTGGCTATAGTCTAACATTCGTGGTTTTGGCTCTAGTCTAAAATTTAGACAGAGGAAACCCTGTCTGTTGTTTCTTAGATTTCAATTTCTATTTCGGGAAAATACATTAACGGAACCTTATCAGAATTCATTTAGATGGTTAATGATTAAGTtaagaaaaatcaagagagagaATGTTTTCCCTCCAAAGGAGGTAAATAGTTATCAGAGGATCTAGGATTTAGCACGTCAGACGCAAGTTTCGTCTAAAAAGATTCATCAATAAAATGCTTACCGTTTAGGTCTTTTCTCAgaactgaaatataaaacagacCAAATTTTTCAGCTGCATATTCATGTACATACAAAATAGCTTCCTcctctttataaaaaaatctaaaattatgAACTCATTGCAGCGTTTGTGTCGTAAACTGTTATACTTCAATGTTATAGTACAATAAAAGAAATTTGATTCTGTATAGAAGCTGACCTAATAAgtctgtctttttttcttttacatttccGAATATCTTCCGtccctcctttatttccaaatccaataaatgttttttgaaaaaGATGGTACTGacttttattgttaatttctctttgatattttttatagataaaatggCGACATACAGATAATAACTAGTCTTTCAAGCAAGAACACGTTTCTTAAAATCactaattattattatttgaataaagtttaaaaaaccTCCATCGTTATGAAATTTGTGTCTGCTTAATGAGTGTAGGTGTAACACTTGGAATTGCAATCTATAAAACGTTGAGGTGCGATGGTATAAAACTTGACATTTTGATGGTATAACACTAGAAAGTCTGATGGTATAAAGTGTGAAAGTGCGATGGTATAAAGTGTGGAAGTGTGATGGTATAAAGTGTGGAAGTGTGATGGTATAAAGTGTGGAAGTGTGATGGTATAAAGTGTGAAAGTTTGATGGTATAACGTGTGGAAGTTTGATGGTATAACGTGTGGAAGTGTGATGGTATAAAGTGTGAAAGTTTGATGGTATAAAGTGTAAAAGTGTGATGGTATAAAGTGTGAAAGTGTGATGGTATAAAGTGTGGAAGTGTGATGGTATAAAGTGTGAAAGTTTGATGGTATAAAGTGTGAAAGTTTGATGGTATAACGTGTGAAAGTGCGATAGTATAAAGTGTGGAAGTGCGATGGTATAAAGTGTAAAAGTGTGATGGTATAAAGTGTGAAAGTGTGATGGTATAAAGTGTGGAAGTGTGATGGTATAAAGTGTGGAAGTTTGATGTTATAAAGTGTGGAAGTGTGATGGTATAAAGTGTAAAAGTTTGATGTTATAAAGTGTGGAAGTGTGATGGTATAAAGTGTAAAAGTGTGATGGTATAAAGTGTGGAAGTGCGATGGTATAAAGTGTGGAAGTGTGATGGTATAAAGTGTGAAAGTGCGATAGTATAAAGTGTGGAAGTGCGATGTTATACAATATGTATACATGGTGTTGTCATTGTTTAATAAACATGATTAGAATTTTTATTAAAGCATTGAATTTCAGTGTAGCTTGAACTGGAAAGTGTAAACAATTTGAAACCAGAACTACTTACCCTCCTAAAACATCTTAAGTGTCACCctcaaacaaaagaaacaacaaagaaaccgatttatttatttcttatattttatcatttgataataGTGACATACATGAAAATGTTGTCTGCATATCATGTTTTAGGAATGTCGCCATGTTTGATGATTATCTGCGTTGCAATTTCAACATAatatctatttaattatttctcATCCATTTGTTTAGACTATACTGTTTGTGATCCTTATGTGTATCATGTAGACGTGTTTCtctgtaatatttatattaaagtaatatcatgaaacaatattataaaaacagcAGTAGTCGCAAGAACACACAACTTTTACTATGCAGAGCTTGTTTCTCTATCGGTGACCAGTAGCTACTTATTTGTGTATCATTTGGTCTGTTgaagaaagttgtctcattggcaatcataccacatctttttttttatctataagaTTTTGTACACATTAATTCTGCAATATTATATTAATTCTGCAATATTATATTAATTCTGCAATATTATATTCCTATCTATACATATTCCAGTTATTATAGATTATAttcctatatggagttattttctgacaggtcattcttttttcagaatcaaccctggcgataccatgtttcaatgatatatgctccaaggcatcAAATAATGACTTGtgtgaggtcattattttccttgataaacatgcaatctgTGATTAACTTCGAAACTTTATTCGTTGAAcagttttttgttgccgatttggaaatttatttttcaaggttaaatcgATGATaggtgtaaaaaaaaacacattgtaGTCCCGCATTTTAATCtaagaaacaaataacgtgaagttttgaTAATTCATCGCTACACTAAAGAACTATTATCATatatgtcagatgaattttaatgtggaCTCTCATAGGATAAATATGTAAAcactatttataaaataaaatttaacatattcgtgtgtaagattttgtaaatcttattgagtcaatctgaataggttgattgattgttggttgcttgcttaacgtccagtggcaaatatgtcatgcatgttcagaacgatacaaACTGAATAAGAAATCATACTGTATCctatattcgtcttcgtgtcagttcttaactttttaaaatttatgtataccttttactcaACTAATAcgataatcttatattctattgaataacaataACGTAACTCACGAAATGGTCGGGTGCGGATATTATATAATgatatcctgattatcttttaatgaaatatattgctATGCAAAAGACAGGCTTTCTgcatttttcattcgattcaagtaaaattgttcaaaaaataacttttccgcgatagaaatatcataacaaatagaaaaaaaccatacccctcccccttttgcATAAGCTACTTGGTACAATTaataacttacaatgtgtcttgtatttgtcctacaccgttatcggatggtaacaatacatttgtgtcttactcATGCagttacaattatatttttattgtgtatggataataattttgaaaaggtttatatttaaattatttagtgagttttatttcactttctaaatgagccgcagggcgtattaaaacctgatggcattagaaaggaatatcccacctTTGTGTTGTCAGTAAATTAGGATACTAAATttaacaaatctttataaaattaaaattttttgacggtatataagtcagataattcAATACAATTGTTAAATTATGATTACCAAGTCAAAATTGCAGGTCAATAACTAATGTCATTAACATAACTGTACACTATCTTAAATGTTCAAATGATATTCAGGTTATAATTCAAGTTTAATATTTCACAATTTATCATCTAAATACACATTATACATAGATAACCGTAATTGATTCAAATATAGAACACGTATATATCATTGGTTATATACCTTACCTGTGCATTAAACATTGAAGACGATAAGCGACAAAATGGCACAGGCAGCCTCTAAAACATGTGAGATATGTATAAGTGCTCCAGGATCCCAATACTGTTTGGAGTGTGAACAAaacttttgtgaaaattgtaaaactttTCATAGTAGGCAGAAGATATCAAAAACTCACGAGTTCCAGTCTTCCTCTGATGTAATCCCGGAGGGTAAATCGAAATGTAAGGACCAcaatgaagacttcagttttgTATGCAAAACATGTGACGTAGTAGTGTGCAGTAGTTGTGTGACTGGCAGTCACACAGGGCATGCTTTTTCCAAGCTACTGGACCGCATTAAACAGTTAAAGGAGAAGAACACACAATACCTGCGTATAAGAGTACAACAGTCAACACAAAACATGAAGCAGATAGAAAAAGGTATAAAGGAATTTGATGTCAAGGTGGAAGGAGTAGTCAAAGCTATTACAAAAGAAGGTACACAACTTAAGGCTATGGTTGATAAATGTGTTGCAGAGATGATTTTATTGGTCAATGATCAATCTAGGAGAGAAAAGGACAAATTGACAAAGATCATGGCAGATACTAGAATGGATTTGAAGGCAGGAAGCAATTTATACATGCAGATTGATGAACTCGACAAGATCAGAAACGATGGTAATTTGTTACAGTCTTTACAGAAGCTTACAGATGACATTGCAAAGCTGACGATAAAGCCAATTCCCGAGTTTCCGAACATAAGGTATACTGCGAAGTCCGCAACAGATAACGACGTTAAACAACTGTTTGGTAACTACATACTCAGGTAATTCTACTAAAAATGACTGAGAATTTTGTGGGCGTAATACATGCTTTAATATAACCATAGTATCTTAATGAGACACGTTGTTTTgcgaaataaaaattatgttgtaTTCTGAAATATAAACTTATGTCTTGAAATAATATGACAGACGAAGGAGCGATAATtcatgaaatacaaatatgcgTTCATTACACATCTATTGTTTAATATTATGGATTCAACATGTGCTCCAGTAGATAAATGCAGGATCTATGGCATTTTACATTTGAAGTTGTATTGATACATGTACGTTTACCTATCTCGACAATACGTAAACATagtagaaatacaaaaataaaattgagaatagaaatggggaatgtgtcaaagagacaacaacccgaccaaataaaaaaaacaacagcagaaggtcaccaacaggtcttcaatgtagcgaataCTTGCTTCCAAACTAGTACAGATATAACTGTTTTTCTCgttatttaaatatgttattctAATTGCATGCATTTTGTgtaatattataaaagaaataaagacaAAAGAAGTATACCGCTTTACAATAGTAATATATCGATTaaactgagaaaaaaatccgaacaaaactgagggaaacacacaTTAACTACAAGTGGAAAGCAACAGAACAACATTAACGCTAtactgctacaaaaacaaacgccaacatacaaaGAAAGTTACTATTTGTTcacaactgtcatactcctgacaCTTGACAGaacatttcatgaaaaaaaaatgtaaaaaaattctgtttatcttttatcaGTGAAATGCGTACACAACAAATCAT
The nucleotide sequence above comes from Mytilus trossulus isolate FHL-02 chromosome 5, PNRI_Mtr1.1.1.hap1, whole genome shotgun sequence. Encoded proteins:
- the LOC134717584 gene encoding E3 ubiquitin-protein ligase TRIM71-like — encoded protein: MAQAASKTCEICISAPGSQYCLECEQNFCENCKTFHSRQKISKTHEFQSSSDVIPEGKSKCKDHNEDFSFVCKTCDVVVCSSCVTGSHTGHAFSKLLDRIKQLKEKNTQYLRIRVQQSTQNMKQIEKGIKEFDVKVEGVVKAITKEGTQLKAMVDKCVAEMILLVNDQSRREKDKLTKIMADTRMDLKAGSNLYMQIDELDKIRNDGNLLQSLQKLTDDIAKLTIKPIPEFPNIRYTAKSATDNDVKQLFGNYILR